The Streptomyces sp. RKAG293 genome includes a region encoding these proteins:
- a CDS encoding ABC transporter substrate-binding protein, producing the protein MSTRGHWVTGRHLWMRWPWNVVLGVLVLALVGGTLTWVLWPEDTSCADGVRHVGADRSCVGVTDGSFHFSDNLAAVSDLVHTQNVAVDEDNRSFVSIVYLMNLVPGPDDTNTPDSVRHEIQGAYAALYEKNNTLGGGDVPRIRLLLANCGSTDEQRDATLEEIRSRVGPQHIVAVAGLGTSTDATARMIGKVTGSTESGGLQLAAVGSVLTADTLASIPGLVRTAPTNTDEAAAAASFLKQPPYAALKVLVIQDARPDDQYSRTLGKAFLAAFPKERLVGQVEQYDSSQEGVATAFTTRMANLCAVKPDVIYFAGRGVNLPSFLAPLKNRPCSARKLIVLSGDDASQTAQAAGFGEIKETLRSGTVRLLYTGLAHPEAWAKRPESYPVGPTDNAGTLGAQGYYRTTFPLEALDDGQAIMGYDAVTAAVKGAREVGGSPESHGRVTGSQMIQIWQSLHGVKAVEGASGYISFANDGSPQEKAVPVIEIGPDGLVRTLAVSSRSGTPFIPKKN; encoded by the coding sequence ATGTCGACCCGGGGCCATTGGGTGACCGGCCGTCATCTGTGGATGCGGTGGCCGTGGAACGTGGTGCTGGGCGTGCTGGTGCTCGCACTCGTCGGCGGCACGCTCACCTGGGTGCTGTGGCCGGAGGACACCTCGTGCGCGGACGGGGTCAGGCACGTCGGGGCCGACCGCAGCTGCGTCGGGGTGACGGACGGCTCGTTCCACTTCTCCGACAACCTGGCGGCGGTCTCCGACCTGGTCCACACGCAGAACGTCGCGGTCGACGAGGACAACCGTTCCTTCGTGAGCATCGTGTACCTCATGAACCTGGTCCCCGGCCCCGACGACACCAACACCCCGGACTCCGTACGGCACGAGATCCAGGGTGCGTACGCGGCGTTGTACGAGAAGAACAACACGCTCGGCGGAGGCGATGTCCCCCGTATCCGGCTGCTGCTGGCCAACTGCGGCAGTACCGACGAACAGCGGGACGCCACGCTGGAGGAGATCCGCAGCCGGGTGGGCCCGCAGCACATCGTGGCCGTCGCGGGGCTCGGCACCAGCACGGACGCGACCGCGCGGATGATAGGGAAGGTGACGGGCAGCACGGAGTCCGGCGGGCTGCAGCTCGCCGCGGTCGGTTCCGTCCTCACCGCCGACACGCTCGCCAGCATTCCGGGACTCGTGCGGACCGCCCCGACCAACACCGACGAGGCGGCGGCCGCGGCCTCGTTCCTGAAGCAGCCGCCCTACGCCGCGCTGAAAGTGCTGGTGATACAGGACGCCCGGCCCGACGACCAGTACAGCCGCACCCTCGGCAAGGCGTTCCTGGCGGCCTTCCCGAAGGAGCGGCTGGTCGGCCAGGTCGAGCAGTACGACTCCTCGCAGGAAGGCGTCGCCACCGCGTTCACGACCCGGATGGCCAACCTGTGCGCGGTCAAGCCCGATGTCATCTACTTCGCGGGGCGCGGTGTGAATCTGCCCAGCTTCCTCGCGCCGCTCAAGAACCGGCCGTGCTCCGCCCGCAAGCTCATCGTGCTGTCCGGCGACGATGCCTCGCAGACCGCCCAGGCCGCCGGTTTCGGCGAGATCAAGGAGACCCTGCGCAGCGGCACCGTCCGGCTGCTGTACACCGGTCTCGCCCACCCCGAGGCGTGGGCCAAGCGCCCGGAGTCGTACCCGGTCGGGCCGACGGACAACGCCGGCACTCTCGGTGCGCAGGGCTACTACCGGACGACGTTCCCGCTGGAGGCGCTGGACGACGGCCAGGCGATCATGGGGTACGACGCGGTCACCGCGGCGGTCAAGGGAGCCCGTGAGGTGGGCGGCTCCCCGGAGTCGCACGGCCGGGTGACCGGATCCCAGATGATCCAGATCTGGCAGTCGCTGCACGGGGTCAAAGCGGTGGAGGGGGCGAGCGGGTACATCTCGTTCGCCAACGACGGCTCTCCCCAGGAGAAGGCCGTACCCGTCATCGAGATCGGCCCCGACGGCCTGGTCCGCACCCTCGCCGTCTCCTCCCGATCGGGCACTCCGTTCATCCCGAAGAAGAACTGA
- a CDS encoding hydrophobic protein, producing MGPLLLVLLLALILFGAGFALKILWWVAVIVLVVWLLGFVMRGTGASGSRGRWYRW from the coding sequence ATGGGTCCACTGCTTCTGGTCCTACTGCTCGCGCTGATTCTCTTCGGCGCCGGATTCGCCCTGAAGATCCTCTGGTGGGTCGCGGTGATCGTCCTGGTGGTCTGGCTGCTCGGCTTCGTGATGCGCGGTACTGGGGCATCCGGCAGCCGTGGCCGCTGGTACCGCTGGTAG
- a CDS encoding RNA polymerase sigma factor SigF codes for MGAVARAQGLSRTAVAPGTAPETVPVPELPWVEDAGKVAPTDARALSKIFFDQLQVLEEGTHEYQYARNTLIELNMALVKFAARRFRNRSEPFEDIVQVGTIGLIKAIDRFDLSREVEFPTFAVPYIIGEIKRFFRDTSWAVHVPRRLQELRLSLAKAVDDLSARLDRSPTTAELAAHLDLTTEEVVDGLMASNGYTAGSLDMPASEDDERGGGLADRIGDLDPAMAGVENLQTLKPLVAQLNERDRRILQMRFGDELTQAQIGAELGVSQMHVSRLLSSVLARLRAGMLADTC; via the coding sequence ATGGGCGCAGTAGCCAGGGCACAGGGCCTATCGCGCACCGCCGTCGCGCCGGGGACGGCGCCGGAAACGGTGCCGGTGCCGGAACTGCCCTGGGTGGAGGACGCCGGCAAGGTCGCCCCGACCGACGCACGGGCGCTGTCGAAGATCTTCTTCGATCAGCTGCAGGTGCTCGAAGAGGGAACGCACGAGTACCAGTACGCGCGGAACACCCTGATCGAGCTGAACATGGCCCTGGTGAAGTTCGCCGCCCGGCGTTTCCGCAACCGGTCGGAGCCCTTCGAGGACATCGTCCAGGTCGGGACCATCGGGCTGATCAAGGCCATCGACCGCTTCGACCTGTCGCGTGAGGTGGAGTTCCCCACCTTCGCGGTGCCGTACATCATCGGTGAGATCAAGCGGTTCTTCCGCGACACGAGCTGGGCCGTCCACGTTCCGCGCCGGCTGCAGGAACTGCGGTTGTCGCTGGCGAAGGCCGTCGACGACCTGTCCGCCCGGCTGGACCGCTCCCCCACCACCGCCGAGCTGGCCGCCCATCTGGACCTGACGACCGAAGAGGTCGTCGACGGCCTGATGGCCAGCAACGGCTACACCGCCGGATCGCTGGACATGCCCGCCTCGGAGGACGACGAGCGGGGCGGCGGCCTCGCCGACCGGATCGGCGATCTCGACCCGGCCATGGCGGGCGTCGAGAACCTGCAGACGCTCAAGCCGCTGGTGGCGCAGCTCAACGAGCGCGACCGCCGCATCCTGCAGATGCGCTTCGGTGACGAGCTGACGCAGGCCCAGATCGGCGCCGAGCTCGGTGTCTCGCAGATGCACGTCTCCCGGCTGCTCAGCTCCGTGCTGGCCCGGCTGCGCGCGGGCATGCTCGCCGACACCTGCTGA
- a CDS encoding L,D-transpeptidase family protein: MAAITVWAVTGTLLGSVPAHGAAAPPPRFPVPVTVGSAHQVISVQAHGTYATVIAWQQTGAIWIKRYETSAARVGSHGITNGATRKQGTYTTPTGTYTLTQGFGVAADPGTRMPYHRVTAADWWVEDPDSRYYNRMRQAAQGGFPLTEAGDHGSEHLINYPVQYRNALVINFNTGPAVKGRGAGIFLHALGPKAGPTAGCVAIPQSVLTNVLRWADPAQHPVIAIG; this comes from the coding sequence GTGGCCGCGATCACCGTCTGGGCCGTCACCGGCACCCTGCTCGGGTCGGTACCGGCTCACGGTGCCGCCGCTCCCCCGCCCCGCTTCCCGGTGCCGGTGACGGTCGGGTCCGCCCATCAGGTGATCAGTGTGCAGGCCCACGGTACGTACGCGACCGTCATCGCCTGGCAGCAGACCGGCGCCATCTGGATCAAGCGGTACGAGACCTCCGCGGCGCGGGTGGGCTCGCACGGCATCACCAACGGCGCCACCCGCAAGCAGGGCACGTACACGACACCCACCGGCACCTACACCCTCACCCAGGGCTTCGGCGTCGCCGCCGATCCCGGCACCCGGATGCCGTACCACCGGGTCACCGCGGCGGACTGGTGGGTGGAGGACCCGGACTCGCGTTACTACAACCGCATGCGCCAGGCCGCGCAGGGTGGCTTCCCGCTGACGGAGGCCGGCGACCACGGCAGTGAGCACCTCATCAACTACCCCGTGCAGTACCGCAATGCGCTGGTGATCAACTTCAACACCGGTCCCGCGGTCAAGGGCCGCGGCGCCGGGATCTTCCTGCACGCGCTCGGCCCCAAGGCGGGTCCCACCGCGGGCTGCGTCGCGATTCCGCAGAGCGTCCTCACCAACGTGCTGCGCTGGGCCGACCCGGCGCAGCACCCGGTGATCGCGATCGGCTGA
- a CDS encoding ATP-binding protein, with amino-acid sequence MIGIKRRTPAMPPPVQAATHHRAAHYDGAVGSIGAARRLTADFLHQLAAEWYAPVGAEQMQDILLVVSELATNAERHSGGPYLVELAGDAESVHVTVWDSGSTLPRVFAPDPLRIGGHGMEIVLRLCDGLTMELVPVGKRVSARFDLT; translated from the coding sequence ATGATCGGGATCAAACGGCGTACGCCGGCCATGCCGCCGCCGGTGCAGGCCGCCACGCACCACCGGGCCGCGCACTACGACGGCGCGGTCGGCAGTATCGGCGCCGCCCGCCGGCTGACGGCCGACTTCCTGCACCAGCTCGCCGCCGAGTGGTACGCCCCGGTCGGCGCGGAACAGATGCAGGACATCCTGCTGGTGGTCAGTGAGCTGGCCACCAACGCGGAGCGCCACTCCGGCGGCCCCTATCTGGTGGAGCTGGCCGGCGACGCCGAGTCCGTCCACGTCACCGTGTGGGACAGCGGCAGCACCCTGCCGCGGGTCTTCGCCCCCGATCCGCTGCGGATCGGCGGGCACGGCATGGAGATCGTGCTCCGGCTCTGCGACGGCCTGACGATGGAACTCGTACCGGTGGGCAAGCGCGTCAGCGCCCGGTTCGACCTCACGTAG
- a CDS encoding biotin/lipoyl-binding protein, translating to MKVLPRRRRAVLINSALGVVVLAGAGGAYATVNSGSDTPARAGTRTVTVAKGTVLATVSGSGSLTSPSDAGVNFTTGGQLTEVDVKPGDKIAKGKVLAKVDATAAKEALAQGQASLTAAQANLTKVEEGQPSSTTTGSGGGSSNSSSGGSGRSQGNATPTPTPTPTPTVDPAQLAQAQAQLTQAQNTVDAAQRAVDGTVLRSPVDGTVASVSGKTGQSVSGTGSSTAGGSSGGSGSGSGSGSGSGSSSSTGSSTTPTGFVVLTNPTGMQVTANFSESDTLKLKPGQTATVTLNAESGTVLNAKVLSVSSLPVSSGSGSSGGSGSGSAVQYAATLAITSPTEGLRTGLSATIQVVTSEASGALYVPTAAVSGTGANRTVTVVRPDGSTQQTSVTVGVEGDTEDQIASGLTEGQQVQITTVSSSGTSGFPSGAFPGGLGGAGRTRTGGATGGGGTGGGGIRTGGGGGRG from the coding sequence ATGAAGGTGCTCCCACGACGGCGCAGGGCCGTCCTGATCAACTCGGCGCTCGGCGTTGTGGTCCTCGCGGGTGCCGGTGGCGCCTATGCGACGGTGAACAGCGGCAGCGACACCCCCGCACGGGCCGGTACGCGGACGGTGACGGTCGCCAAGGGCACGGTGCTGGCGACGGTCTCCGGTTCCGGGTCGCTCACCTCGCCCAGCGACGCCGGGGTGAACTTCACCACCGGCGGCCAGCTCACCGAGGTCGACGTCAAACCCGGCGACAAGATAGCCAAGGGCAAGGTGCTCGCCAAGGTGGACGCGACAGCGGCCAAGGAGGCGCTCGCCCAGGGCCAGGCGTCGCTGACCGCGGCGCAGGCCAACCTCACCAAGGTGGAGGAGGGCCAGCCGAGTTCCACGACGACGGGTTCCGGCGGCGGGTCGTCCAACAGCTCGTCCGGCGGCTCGGGCCGTTCCCAGGGCAACGCGACGCCCACCCCGACCCCCACCCCGACGCCCACCGTCGATCCGGCCCAGCTCGCACAGGCCCAGGCCCAGCTGACCCAGGCGCAGAACACCGTGGACGCGGCGCAGCGCGCGGTCGACGGAACGGTGCTGAGGTCTCCGGTCGACGGCACCGTGGCCTCGGTGTCCGGCAAGACCGGGCAGTCGGTGTCCGGCACGGGCAGTTCCACGGCGGGCGGCTCGTCCGGCGGATCCGGATCCGGTTCCGGGTCGGGATCCGGCTCGGGGAGCAGCAGTTCCACCGGCTCCTCGACCACGCCCACCGGCTTCGTCGTGCTCACCAATCCGACCGGTATGCAGGTGACGGCCAACTTCTCGGAGTCCGACACCCTCAAGCTGAAGCCCGGCCAGACGGCCACGGTCACCCTGAACGCCGAGTCCGGAACCGTGCTCAACGCCAAGGTGCTCTCGGTCAGTTCGCTGCCCGTGAGCAGCGGATCGGGCTCGAGCGGCGGCAGCGGTTCGGGAAGCGCCGTGCAGTACGCGGCGACCCTCGCCATCACCAGCCCGACCGAGGGCCTGCGCACCGGACTCAGCGCCACCATCCAGGTCGTGACGAGCGAGGCCTCCGGAGCGCTGTACGTGCCGACGGCGGCGGTGTCCGGCACCGGAGCGAACCGCACGGTGACGGTGGTCAGGCCCGACGGCAGCACCCAGCAGACGAGCGTGACGGTCGGCGTGGAGGGCGACACCGAGGACCAGATCGCCTCCGGCCTCACCGAGGGCCAGCAGGTCCAGATCACCACCGTGTCCTCGTCCGGGACGAGCGGTTTCCCGAGCGGCGCCTTCCCCGGCGGTCTCGGCGGTGCCGGGCGGACCCGCACCGGCGGCGCCACCGGCGGTGGCGGTACGGGTGGCGGCGGGATCCGCACCGGCGGCGGGGGTGGCCGCGGATGA
- a CDS encoding ABC transporter ATP-binding protein, whose translation MTPALGLRLRRREAAASGPDPRADGPWGPAPVIEVRSLLKTYGHGDAVVRALGGPPDPDSGRAPGVDLVVRQGDMVAVMGSSGSGKSTLMNILGCLDVPTSGRYLLDGIDVGGLDEHQLSLVRNRKIGFVFQSFNLVPRTSALAQVELPLAYAGVKTAERRRRAVAALELVGLADRMDHRPNELSGGQQQRVAVARALVTAPAMLLADEPTGNLDSHSTEEVLAIVDRLNASGRTVVLITHEDEVARHAKRVLRLVDGQVVEDVRQAPADGPPPALRDPAAFAAASPHAPHPSPSSQALTGGGSR comes from the coding sequence ATGACCCCGGCCCTGGGGCTGCGGCTGCGCCGCCGCGAGGCGGCGGCGAGCGGGCCCGACCCACGTGCGGACGGCCCCTGGGGGCCCGCGCCGGTGATCGAGGTGCGGTCGCTGCTCAAGACGTACGGGCACGGCGACGCGGTCGTGCGCGCGCTCGGCGGCCCGCCGGACCCGGACAGCGGCAGGGCGCCCGGCGTCGACCTGGTGGTACGACAGGGCGACATGGTGGCCGTGATGGGCAGTTCGGGGTCGGGCAAGTCGACGCTGATGAACATCCTCGGCTGTCTGGACGTGCCCACCTCCGGCCGGTACCTGCTGGACGGGATCGATGTGGGCGGACTGGACGAGCACCAGCTCTCGCTGGTCCGCAACCGCAAGATCGGATTCGTCTTCCAGTCCTTCAACCTGGTGCCGCGCACGTCCGCGCTCGCGCAGGTGGAACTGCCGTTGGCCTACGCCGGGGTGAAGACGGCCGAGCGGCGCCGCCGCGCGGTGGCGGCCCTGGAGCTGGTGGGTCTCGCCGACCGGATGGACCACCGTCCCAATGAGCTGTCCGGCGGGCAGCAGCAGCGGGTGGCGGTGGCGCGGGCGCTGGTCACGGCGCCGGCGATGCTGCTGGCGGACGAACCGACCGGAAACCTGGACAGCCACAGCACCGAGGAGGTGCTCGCCATCGTCGACCGGCTCAACGCCTCGGGGCGCACCGTCGTGCTGATCACTCACGAGGACGAGGTCGCCCGGCACGCCAAGCGCGTGCTGCGGCTGGTCGACGGCCAGGTCGTGGAGGACGTACGGCAGGCGCCGGCGGACGGTCCGCCGCCCGCGCTGCGGGATCCCGCAGCCTTCGCGGCCGCCTCCCCGCACGCACCGCACCCCTCGCCTTCCTCGCAGGCGCTGACCGGTGGAGGCAGCCGGTGA
- a CDS encoding ABC transporter permease produces MNPFETLRFAFGGLAANKVRSALTMLGVLIGVAAVILLLAVGNGSSQAVKDSIEKLGTNSLTISSGAGFGGGRSSSTVKPLTVADAKALADPAQAPSVQAVAPEVTTSQTALYQGTSHTVGQVVGTYPAYFEASNSKVVKGDYFSADDVLNSRKVAVIGATTATDLFGTASPIGRSVVLGGTPFTVVGELAAKGGTGFQDPDDVVVAPLTTVQNAFTGFGSLNQILVEAKSADATTPAQNEITAVLMGLHGLKDPSALDFRVSSQESLLTTQASTNKTFTVLLGAVAAISLLVGGIGITNIMLVTVTERTREIGIRKAIGAPRGVILGQFLAESTLLSLVGGGLGVAVGLIGSHFTIVGIKPVVIPESVVGAFAIAVAIGLFFGSYPANRAASLRPIEALRHE; encoded by the coding sequence GTGAACCCGTTCGAGACGCTGCGCTTCGCCTTCGGCGGACTCGCGGCGAACAAGGTGCGGTCCGCGCTGACCATGCTCGGGGTACTGATCGGGGTGGCCGCGGTCATCCTGCTCCTCGCGGTGGGCAACGGCTCCTCGCAGGCGGTGAAGGACTCCATCGAGAAGCTGGGCACCAACTCCCTGACCATCTCCTCGGGCGCCGGCTTCGGCGGCGGGCGCTCCTCGTCAACCGTGAAACCGCTGACGGTCGCCGATGCCAAGGCACTCGCCGACCCCGCCCAGGCACCCAGCGTCCAGGCCGTCGCGCCGGAGGTCACCACCTCCCAGACGGCGCTGTACCAGGGCACCTCGCACACGGTCGGCCAGGTCGTGGGCACCTATCCGGCGTACTTCGAAGCCTCGAACAGCAAGGTCGTCAAGGGCGACTACTTCAGTGCCGACGACGTGCTCAACTCCCGCAAGGTGGCGGTGATCGGTGCCACCACGGCGACCGACCTGTTCGGGACCGCCAGCCCGATCGGCCGGTCGGTGGTGCTCGGCGGCACCCCGTTCACCGTGGTCGGTGAGCTGGCGGCCAAGGGCGGCACCGGTTTCCAGGACCCGGACGATGTCGTGGTCGCCCCGCTGACGACCGTGCAGAACGCGTTCACCGGCTTCGGCTCGCTGAACCAGATCCTGGTCGAGGCGAAGTCGGCCGACGCCACGACCCCGGCGCAGAACGAGATCACCGCCGTACTGATGGGGCTGCACGGCCTCAAGGACCCGTCGGCGCTCGACTTCCGGGTGAGCAGCCAGGAGTCGCTGCTGACCACCCAGGCGTCGACCAACAAGACCTTCACGGTGCTGCTGGGTGCGGTGGCCGCGATCTCGCTGCTGGTCGGCGGGATCGGCATCACCAACATCATGCTGGTGACGGTGACCGAGCGGACCCGGGAGATCGGGATCCGCAAGGCGATCGGCGCCCCGCGGGGCGTCATCCTGGGGCAGTTCCTGGCCGAGTCGACACTGCTGTCGCTGGTCGGCGGCGGGCTCGGGGTGGCGGTGGGGCTCATCGGCTCCCACTTCACGATCGTCGGCATAAAACCGGTGGTCATCCCGGAGTCGGTCGTCGGCGCGTTCGCCATCGCCGTGGCGATCGGACTGTTCTTCGGCAGCTACCCGGCCAACCGCGCCGCGAGCCTGCGGCCCATCGAGGCCCTGCGGCACGAGTGA
- a CDS encoding DUF5666 domain-containing protein, whose amino-acid sequence MARRRTDLVKADAQDPAPSDTYTAYDPGFSDPDGTTRLPVVPGTSAAEPHAFGEPGRAELLESPGGRPAARPEDVLAEPPDARDISAELSAPPRRSLPWLTLLLSGGVVAAAAFTGGALVEKNHVQNNPAAAGRSGFNAGAGAATGRTGTGGGRTFGGGQAGGQTGGQGGAGGTGGPAAGGGLTIGTVKLVDGSTIYVTDAQGNIVKVTTAGSTKVTEAKSGKVSELQPGQTVTVRGSQNATGDIAATTVTEGGASGGGFGAGRG is encoded by the coding sequence ATGGCCCGACGCCGCACCGATCTCGTGAAGGCCGACGCCCAGGATCCGGCGCCGTCCGACACCTACACCGCGTACGACCCCGGCTTCAGCGACCCGGACGGCACCACCCGTCTGCCGGTGGTCCCCGGCACCTCGGCAGCGGAGCCCCACGCCTTCGGGGAGCCCGGCCGGGCGGAGCTCCTGGAGAGCCCCGGCGGCCGGCCGGCGGCCCGGCCCGAGGACGTCCTCGCCGAGCCGCCGGACGCCCGGGACATCTCGGCGGAGCTCAGCGCCCCGCCCCGGCGGAGCCTGCCCTGGCTGACGCTGCTGCTCTCCGGCGGCGTGGTGGCCGCGGCGGCCTTCACCGGCGGCGCGCTGGTCGAGAAGAACCACGTCCAGAACAACCCTGCCGCAGCGGGGCGCAGCGGCTTCAACGCCGGGGCGGGCGCCGCCACCGGCCGTACCGGGACCGGCGGCGGCCGTACCTTCGGCGGCGGCCAGGCAGGCGGCCAGACCGGAGGTCAGGGCGGAGCCGGTGGTACCGGCGGCCCGGCGGCGGGCGGCGGTCTGACGATCGGCACGGTGAAGCTCGTCGACGGCAGCACGATCTACGTCACCGACGCCCAGGGCAACATCGTCAAGGTCACCACCGCGGGCTCCACCAAGGTCACCGAGGCCAAGAGCGGCAAGGTGTCCGAGCTGCAGCCCGGCCAGACCGTGACGGTACGCGGCAGCCAGAACGCCACCGGCGACATCGCCGCGACCACCGTCACCGAGGGCGGCGCGAGCGGCGGCGGCTTCGGGGCGGGCCGGGGCTGA
- a CDS encoding response regulator transcription factor — protein MDTPEASLLVVDDEPNIRELLSASLRFVGFKVVSAASGADALEAVARERPDLVVLDVMLPDMTGFAVVRRLREESGPYARTASGPDRLPVLFLTAKDGVEDKISGLTAGGDDYVTKPFSLEELIARIRAILRRTGGPTDDGRLVAGDLELDPVGHQVLRAGRPVSLSPTEFKLLAYLMTNADRVVSKIQILDHVWAYDFGGDLSIVESYISYVRRKVDSGADGAPKLIHTVRGIGYVLRRPQG, from the coding sequence ATGGACACACCTGAAGCCAGCCTGCTGGTCGTCGACGACGAGCCCAACATCCGGGAGCTGCTCTCGGCGTCACTGCGCTTCGTCGGGTTCAAGGTGGTCTCCGCGGCCTCCGGTGCGGACGCCCTGGAGGCCGTCGCCCGCGAGCGGCCGGACCTGGTGGTGCTCGATGTGATGCTGCCCGACATGACCGGATTCGCCGTCGTGCGCCGGCTGCGCGAGGAGTCGGGCCCGTACGCCAGGACCGCGTCGGGACCCGACCGTCTCCCGGTGCTCTTCCTCACTGCCAAGGACGGGGTGGAGGACAAGATCAGCGGGCTGACGGCGGGCGGCGACGACTACGTCACCAAGCCGTTCAGCCTGGAGGAGCTGATCGCGCGGATCCGCGCGATCCTGCGCCGCACCGGCGGCCCCACCGACGACGGGCGCCTGGTGGCGGGCGATCTGGAACTCGACCCGGTGGGCCACCAGGTGCTGCGAGCGGGCCGGCCCGTCTCGCTCTCCCCCACCGAGTTCAAGCTGCTCGCCTATCTCATGACGAACGCCGACCGCGTGGTGTCGAAGATCCAGATCCTCGACCACGTCTGGGCCTACGACTTCGGCGGCGACCTGAGCATCGTCGAGTCGTACATCTCGTACGTGCGCCGCAAGGTGGACTCCGGGGCGGACGGCGCACCCAAGCTCATCCACACCGTGCGCGGCATCGGTTACGTGCTGCGCCGCCCGCAGGGCTGA
- a CDS encoding ATP-binding protein, producing MRVRFTKAVRRLAVLRPSALSLRSRLVLLSVALVALGLTVSDTVVLGSVRGRLVQRVDQQLGRYGETVARRLGAEGTPQPRYGHAGSTRSWLPSQYVVAFAAADGKVSEQFRLPVAAGDPRPLWPVMDAAALRAHLGKPFDIPSDHGGGNWRVLIVPVTGAAQNGAATSASGALPSGVVVAASLDEVSSTVDHLSDAFLLIGGVVVALLGLAGWFAVRAGLRPLRRIEATAAEIAAGRPLSHRMPAASPRTEAGRLSSALNGMLAQIESAFAVRARSEEQMRRFVADASHELRTPLAGIRGFAELYRMGALPDEADVKRTMARIESEAVRLGGLVEDLLTLVRMNEQRPVQLAPMDLRTLAVDALHDTTALDPTRSVSLTGPGGAGTPPGAALVLGDEARLRQVVANLVGNAVAHTPPGTAVRIGVGTVGTDGVIEVADSGPGLTPEQAARVFERFYRVDASRSRQDGGGAGLGLAIASALVSAHHGEVELVTSPGGGAVFRVLLPSAAEL from the coding sequence ATGCGCGTTCGCTTCACGAAGGCGGTACGGCGGCTGGCCGTACTCCGGCCGTCCGCCCTGTCCCTGCGCTCCCGGCTGGTGCTGCTCTCCGTGGCGCTGGTCGCGCTCGGGCTGACGGTCAGCGACACGGTCGTGCTCGGCTCGGTCCGGGGGCGGCTGGTGCAGCGGGTCGACCAGCAGCTCGGGCGGTACGGCGAGACCGTGGCCCGCCGGCTGGGCGCCGAGGGCACTCCCCAGCCACGTTATGGGCACGCCGGAAGCACCCGCTCCTGGCTGCCCAGCCAGTACGTCGTCGCCTTCGCGGCGGCCGACGGCAAGGTCTCCGAGCAGTTCCGGCTGCCGGTGGCCGCCGGCGACCCGCGCCCGCTGTGGCCGGTGATGGACGCCGCCGCGCTCCGGGCGCACCTGGGCAAGCCGTTCGACATCCCCAGCGACCACGGCGGCGGCAACTGGCGGGTGCTCATCGTGCCGGTGACCGGCGCCGCGCAGAACGGTGCCGCGACCTCCGCCTCCGGCGCGCTGCCGTCCGGCGTGGTCGTGGCGGCCTCGCTGGACGAGGTCTCCTCGACCGTCGACCATCTGAGCGACGCGTTCCTGCTGATCGGCGGGGTCGTGGTGGCGCTGCTCGGGCTGGCGGGCTGGTTCGCGGTGCGCGCGGGGCTGCGTCCGCTGCGCCGTATCGAGGCGACCGCCGCCGAGATCGCCGCGGGGCGGCCGCTCTCGCACCGGATGCCCGCGGCCTCCCCGCGCACCGAGGCGGGGCGGCTGTCGAGTGCCCTCAACGGCATGCTGGCCCAGATCGAGTCGGCCTTCGCCGTCCGCGCCCGGTCCGAGGAGCAGATGCGGCGCTTCGTCGCCGACGCCAGCCATGAACTGCGCACACCACTGGCCGGTATCCGCGGTTTCGCGGAGCTCTACCGGATGGGTGCGCTGCCGGACGAGGCGGACGTCAAGCGCACCATGGCGCGCATCGAGAGCGAGGCGGTGCGGCTGGGCGGCCTGGTCGAGGACCTGCTGACGCTCGTCCGGATGAACGAACAGCGTCCCGTCCAGCTCGCCCCGATGGACCTGCGCACCCTGGCGGTCGACGCGCTGCACGACACCACGGCGCTCGACCCGACCCGCTCCGTCTCCCTGACCGGGCCCGGCGGCGCGGGGACGCCCCCCGGCGCCGCGCTGGTGCTGGGCGACGAGGCACGGCTGCGCCAGGTCGTCGCCAACCTCGTCGGGAACGCCGTCGCCCACACCCCGCCGGGCACCGCGGTCCGGATCGGAGTGGGCACCGTCGGCACCGACGGCGTCATCGAAGTCGCCGACTCGGGACCCGGGCTGACGCCCGAGCAGGCGGCCCGGGTCTTCGAGCGCTTCTACCGCGTGGACGCCTCCCGCAGCCGCCAGGACGGCGGCGGTGCCGGGCTGGGCCTCGCGATCGCCTCGGCGCTGGTGTCGGCCCATCACGGTGAGGTGGAACTGGTGACCTCCCCCGGCGGGGGCGCCGTCTTCCGGGTGCTGCTGCCCTCTGCCGCGGAGCTGTGA